A region from the Falco rusticolus isolate bFalRus1 chromosome 4, bFalRus1.pri, whole genome shotgun sequence genome encodes:
- the PRLH gene encoding prolactin-releasing peptide, producing MWHLISWTPCAQWSPKHLKLVTVYMLVLLVLLSFASGQSRPFKHQIDNRSPEIDPFWYVGRGVRPIGRFGKRQLRSSHSSPGPVSRHLDFILNALWEQKVSDTEDNDW from the exons ATGTGGCATCTGATCTCATGGACACCATGTGCCCAGTGGTCACCAAAGCACTTAAAGCTGGTCACTGTCTACATGCTGGTGCTCTTGGTATTGCTCAGCTTTGCTTCAGGACAGAGCAGGCCATTTAAACATCAGATAGACAACAGAA GTCCCGAGATCGATCCTTTTTGGTATGTGGGCCGTGGTGTTCGCCCCATCGGTCGGTTtgggaagaggcagctgagaagcagccacagcagcccagggccTGTGAGCAGGCACCTAGATTTCATCTTGAATGCTTTGTGGGAACAAAAGGTGTCGGACACAGAAGACAACGACTGGTGA